One genomic segment of Cervus canadensis isolate Bull #8, Minnesota chromosome 14, ASM1932006v1, whole genome shotgun sequence includes these proteins:
- the LOC122452994 gene encoding interferon omega-1-like codes for MAFVLSLLMALVLVSYGPGGSLGCDLSQNHVLVGRKNLRLLGQMRRLSPRFCLQDRMDFAFPQEMVEGGQLQEAQAISVLHEMLQQSFNLFHTERSSAAWDTTLLEQLRTGLHQQLDDLDACLGQVMGEEDSALGRMGPTLAVKRYFQGIHVYLQEKEYSTCAWEIVRLEIMRSFSSSTSLQESLRMMGGDLISP; via the coding sequence ATGGCCTTCGTGCTCTCTCTTCTGATGGCCCTGGTGCTGGTCAGCTACGGCCCGGGAGGATCCCTGGGCTGTGACCTGTCTCAGAACCACGTGCTGGTTGGCAGGAAGAACCTCAGGCTCCTGGGCCAAATGAGGAGACTCTCCCCTCGCTTCTGTCTGCAGGACAGAATGGACTTTGCTTtcccccaggagatggtggagggcggccagctgcaggaggcccaggccaTCTCTGTGCTCCACGAGATGCTCCAGCAGAGCTTCAACCTCTTCCACACAGAGCGCTCCTCTGCTGCCTGGGACACCACCCTCCTGGAGCAGCTCCGCACGGGACTCCATCAGCAGCTGGACGACCTGGATGCCTGCCTGGGGCAGGTGATGGGAGAGGAAGACTCTGCCCTGGGAAGGATGGGCCCCACGCTGGCCGTGAAGAGGTACTTCCAGGGCATCCATGTCTACCTGCAAGAGAAGGAATACAGCACCTGCGCCTGGGAAATCGTCAGACTGGAAATCATGAGATCCTTCTCTTCATCAACCAGCTTGCAAGAAAGTTTAAGAATGATGGGTGGAGACCTGATCTCACCTTGA